The DNA segment taaataatacaaatgtattatcttaaaaCTCTGGAGGGCAGAAGTCTCACTGGACTGCAGTCTATGTGTCGCAGGTCTGTGTTTCTTCTAGAGGCTCTCAGGGAAAATCTGTTCCCTTGCCTCCTCTGGTATCTAGCAGCTGCCTGCATCCCCTGGCTCATGGCCTCTTCCTTCAAAGCTGGCTATCGTATCTCTCtgtcctctgcttctctcttctcGTCTACTTCTCTGATGCTCCTGCCCATTCTTTCCCTAATCAGGACCCCTGAGAATATATTGTCTCACCCAGATCATTCACGacaatctccccatctcaagagccTTCACTTAATCCCATCTGCCAAGACCCATTGCCGTGGAAGGCAACATATTCCTAGGTTAAGTGAATTAAGATGTGGATTGACTCTTAGATGTGGGGGTCATTATTCTCTGTACCACAAATCCATAGGATGTTTCCTTTTTCCCAAACACCATATCTCCCTATGGATTAATACGACCCACCACGAAGAAGACCTAGAATAGGCATTAGGTATGGTTTTATGTGAcatattaattttgttatttcagcAGCCATTTAGAAAGAGCTATTAAGTTACCAGGGTTGCTCTGAGAGATTGGCTGGTGGCTATTGGCTCCAGAAAATCTGCCAGAAATTAATATGCTTGCATTGATTTGTGTTGAAATCTATAACCCCATTCAGATGAGTTTCTAGCGATTTGCTggattcagagacagaaaaggacTCTGAGCCTAACCTCTGTCGTATATTTTATCAGCGTCAAGGTTTAAGCCTAAGACctaaaatttgcatttatttgcatttctcatttagttttttctttttaaagacttcatttgcattttttttttttttactctccaTCTTGTATGAAGAAAACAGAGTAGGTCTTCCTTAAATGAGACTCATTTTTCTGAAGCtaatatttttaccaaaaaaatttttttaaacaatactCTGATAATATTCTGAGCATGTCTTTCTCCTAACAATTGAAAGGACTGGAAACATTAACGTCGTTTTACAAAGGAAACGTAAGACTGGTCAGGTAAGCAACTTGGTCAAACTCGGTGAAAATCATTCCATAGAGACATCCTACCATTTGTGCTCCCAAAAATCCAAGCACAGACTCCATACATCCTACTCATCTTGGCGCTGGCGCCTTATCTCCAGTGACGGGGGTCGCTCTGTCCTCCTGGTacaggagatgggaggaaaatatCTCTCCTTCACAAAGGGAAACTTATGCCCCCGTTTTAGGCAAatgaggggagggcagagaaatcTTCTTGCATTTATTGATTCTCAGTTGTCTTGAGCTCAAAATTATCCATGTGCCAAAGTGGCTTATTTGTGAACCCCCTTCGGGATCTCTGCTGAGCACAATACTCAAAATCCATTAGCGCACATGCGTTGAATGAAGGAATACGCCTGCGCAATGAGAGACTAAAATCAACAAAGAATCCCAATTCACACATATTCAATATCTGTTCAGCTAAACGATGGATGTCTGCTGTGTACCGGGCTCTGTGCATAGAAAGAATTCTTCCTCTGAAAAGTTAAGGAGTTAAACCCATAATGTCATTAGGTAGAGGCATAAATTAAGGTTGAATATCCATCATGGCTATCCATTTGACCAAGTTCAATAAGACCCAgaaagaaagagattaaaaaatcagatctcagggaggagggtatagctcggtggtagagtgcgtgcctagcatgcacggggtcctgggttcagtccccagtacctccaccaaaagaagtaggtaaataaataaatgaacctaatcacctcccccccaccaaaaagaaaaattggatcTCAACTTCCAGGTCAGTGTTTCTACTAAGCAAGATTTGAAAATGTattgattttcatttaattactAAATTATTTATCTTGTCATTTGAGGTTGCTCTGTTAAGAGGAGGTCGCAATTCTCAGTGGTTACAGAAAAGTGCTCAGGTTCTTAGTCATACATCAGTGCTGTGTGATCGTTAGCGTAAATAATGCACAAATAATATCTCTTACCCACTCTTGGATAAAACTCTTGAATATAGCCTATATGAACCATTGGCAAAGattaatggaggaaaaaaagccCTATTTTTTGGTAGCATCCTTTTGTAGTCTTCGTGCCTATAGCAGGAAAGCATTTAAAGGCAAGATTTTCAGTTACAATCTTTTTCAGGTGAGAGAGGAGTATGCCAAGTGGTTTAGGATGATGAGTAAAGTGCCCGAATCCGATAGCTACGTCCTGTCCAGCTCCACCGCCCACACCCACGTGGTAAGGCGATCCCTCTCCCCGTCCGTGcggtttcttttttgtgtttatttttctaaatttcttttgtttatttgtgtgtggtgggggtaattaggcttttatttatttgtttgtttgtttgtttgttttaatggcggcactggggattgaacccaggacctcgtgcatgctaagcaggcgctctgcccctgagctgtatgtaccctccccccaccatgcTGTTTCCTAGTTGGAGATGCTCTCTCCTGCCTGCAGCTGGGTCTGCCACCCCGATAGTGATGGAGTCACACAGTGATTCTTGGTAGAGGAACCTGTTAGCATTTCTGTCTCAGCTGAGTATCTCCCACCTGACTGTGAGCGCCCCTACGTGGGGGGATGGTACTACACTGTCTGCACACcgaattattttgcttttctagaATATGGTTCTATGTGAGTCCAAATCTTGGAGTTATAGAAACATGAATGAAAGTCTTCCTTGGTTACATGAGATTGGTTCATGAGTTCTACAAGGTTGCCAAACAGGTGTTTTATTATGGTTTCCTATGAGCCAAAACCATGCACACATTTTGTAATCCTCCAAAGGGTCCGTGGGATTCTGGACTTTCCCAAAGTAtttgtcaaacttttttttttcctgttgaaaacGTCTTTACACTTTGTGGAACACTGATGTTTGAAAGAGCATAATTTAAGGATTGGTATACGCAAAATAGTACATGAAGAAAGAGATAAGATGTTACAAGCCGCTTCTTTTATTTGATAATGATGATGGGAAAAATGAAGGAAGGGTTATATTGATGGGTTTAGATGAGATTTCAGAGCAGGAGACCTAGGTTTCAGTGCTACTTCTGCAGTGAATTTGGTATGACTTTGAGGTCAGCCTCCTTATTGGTGAGATGAGAGGACCAGACCCCATCCTCTTATCCTTACTCTCCAATCTTTGACTTTCTGAGATACAAAAAGCAAACTTAAGAACATTAAGCCTGGAAGAAAGACCCTCATACTTTACCTGGGATCCGCACGTTAAAATGAATCTCATCCTTTTGCCAGGAAATTCCCAATGAATGATTTCTAAAAATGACTTTACTGAATATTTCAACATTAATTCTCTTTATGTCTCTCCCACAAACTCACGTATGGCTCCTTGATGGAAAAGACATCCAATTTTAGGGGGAAAAGAAGCAATACTTCAGACTGAAAATTTCAGGCCACTCCGTGTCATCATCCCAACCATCCTGGAGAAAGAATCAGTCGTGTTACTCAAACATCCATGAGAACCGCTTCATGGTCCAGGAGAATTGTTGGCAGAACGTATGCTTTGGTTGAATGATATTTTGTGCCTTGCTTCACTTACAGCCCTTACGTTTTCAATTAAAGTATTTTACACGCAAACATATAGATCTTAACACatacattttgatgagttttcAAATGTATATACTTGGATAACTATCCATCTTATCAAGCAAATCAAGATATAGAATGTTTGCATCACCCCTGAAAGTTCAATCGTTTATCCCATCTTCCACCCCTGAAGCAGTCACTCTTCTGATTTTTATCACAGTAGATTAGTTTTGCCAATCCTTTAAGTCCATAGACATGGAAATTCACAGGTATGTCCTCCTGGTATCTGCCATGTTTTGCTcatcgtgattttttttttttttgcaattcatCCATTTCATGCATATATTGTTAGTCTGATCCTTTTATTTGCTGGGTAGTATTTCACACTATTACGTCTTGcgatttgtttatctattctcctGCTCATgtacatttgagttatttccatttttttctatcataaataaagttgctatgaacattcttatggcattattttattaatttttatggctgagtagtactccattgtataaatacaccacatcttctttatccagtcatctgttgatggacatttaggttgcttctgcatcctggctattgtaaatagtgctgctgtgaacattgcggtgcatgtgtcttttcaaagtagagttttctccagatatgtgcccaggattgggattgctagATTAtctggtaactctatttttagttttgtaaggaacctccatactgttctccatagttgGACTAGCCACGTTTTGAATGCTCAGTAGTGACATGTAGCCAATGGCTAccagatttggggaaaaaaaatcattaaaacgTGTCTTTTCAGAGCAGttctagatttacagaaaagctgaGTTGAAAGCACAAAGATTTCCCGTGTACtcctcccctaccccaccccacagTTTCCTCTTTACAGTGTCTTGTGCACCTTCTCTGCAGTTCTGTCCTGAAAGGGTTAAACAGAAACCCCAATATATGAGTGTTACCAGCATCCATCCCACATCACAGCGCTTGAAAACACAGTCAAAGGTCTGGCGCAGAAGAGTTTATACATTTGTTCAGGACTCATCAGAAACGCAGCTGCTGTTGAAATCAAAAATCTGTAACTTGGTTAAGAACTGAATAACACTTTGTTTCAAAAAGGACTTCCCTTGCCTCCCCGCTGCTGCCCAGACAGCAGGCAGGGATGGACAGGTCTGTCTCACTGAGCTTCCAGCCTTGAAAAGGGaaggctaaaaagaaaaaaacagcaaaatgttaaaaactctcttccccacctcctccgtTGGAAATAGCAAAGTCAGCGAGAAGCGAAGAAATAAACGATGGATggttcgggggtggggggaggagaaagCACAGGACAGGTGATGCAGAGAGCTTTGGTCCATCTCCAGCAGTCCCCAAGGCACCACTCATCACAACCATcaagcagaaaataaagaagttaaaatgCACTTACTGCTGGAAAATGACACCTTTGCTAGGTCTCTGGTTCCTGCTATCTGGGAAAAACgtataaagggggaaaaagtcacTAATCACCACACCTCCATCTGTGTATACACTGCGTTTCATTCTCAGAAAGCAGTTGGGATCAGCCAGTCTGCatgcagagaggaagctacaggAGCAGAATGGTAAAAATTAAGAGTAACGTATTAGAAGCCTTGCAAAGCCCAAAGTCTGTCTGCGAGGTGCGAGGCGCAAAGAGTGTAAACATGTCCTTACACTGTGTATTAAATCGTCATTTTCCAACTTATTGAAATGCTAACTTCATCATATACTGATCTTCAATATACACAAAAACCTGTGTCTAAACCCTCTGAATCACTCCCTCAATCGTTTGTATTTGATGATTCTCTTTCCTCCAGTAACAAACCTTACCGAATGTTTTGGTATATCACTTCTTCCATATTCCCCACCACAGTTCTTCgtttttcttaaatgttcttatttctccttttaaattttctattctaTGTGAATTTGAGAATCAACATTTCCATCTTTTCAAAACTACATCATGGTTCTAACTTTATTACAATGAATCACATGGTTAGGGTGAAAGTTACCTCTGTACAATGTGGTAAGCATTGATAAATTTGGCATTTTCCTATTAAAAACCAGAattcttatttcctttcataatgtattatcatttttgttttattttccctatgtatttgctttaaatgcactgatttttattttttccatccctctacttgctttattttgctcttctttttctaatttctcaagAGGAAACTTTCATTATGGATTTGAGACCTTTTCTACTTTCCAGTGTGTGCCTTTAGTGTTATAAATTGCACTCttagcactgctttagctgcatctcacAAATTGTGATACAttgtatgttcatttttattaatttctatgtattttttactttccttGAGAGTTCAGACACTGCGGgatatttatattctttcatgTTTTAGTTATCACAATGATGCTAGAAAATGCTagaataaaattgatttaaaacttTAGTAGGGAAAATGATGTGGGGGAAAGGGAAGttctgtgcactgttggtgggaatgtaaattggtgcagccattaaggaaaacagtatggaggttctcaaaaaattaaaaatagcactgCCATGTGaaccagcagtcccacttctgggtaaatATCTGAACAAGACAAAAGTCACTATTCTGAATAGTCATCTACACCTCCatcttcactgcagcattatttacaatagtcaagacatggaaatgacctaaatatcaaaagatgaatggataaagaaaatataattctacattttatacatatatatgtatgtgtacacatgctcatatccatacacacacacacacatatgtacatactctttagccataaaaaaaaattagaaaatcttgCCGtctgcaacaacgtggatggctTGTTGAGGGcgttacactaagtgaaataagccagagaaagacaaatactggagGATCTCATTTATATGCGGaacctaaaaaaattttttgtatttttaaaatctcatagaAAAAGGTATCATAtgtgtggttaccagaggtggagaATTGGTGGGAGGAGAAATAGGATGAAGGCTGtcaaaggcacaaacttccagttataagatgaataattaccagggatgtaatgtacaatgtgatgactACAGTTAACGCTGCTGAATGATATCTATGAAAGTGTTAAGAAGGTAAACTCTAATTCTCATCTCAGGAACAAAGCATtttcttacatcttttttttttttttttttttttagtatacgAAATGATGGATCTTAAAGTTATTggggtaatcatttcatgatatgtATGTCATGTAATTACACTGTACGCTCTAAATAGTGTTGTATGTCAATGATATCccataaaaccagaaaaaaattgaagataaaaagtgcaaaattataaatgaaaaaggacaaattacactgtttttcttttcgAATTACTTTATTAAATCATAAATGTACAACTGCTTCTTAACTCTACACATGAACTTTTTAAAGGAATACATTATGTCTTATTACACCATAATCCTGGCTAATAGTTTTTCAAAACTTTGAGAAAACCCTTTAAAACAGTTTTACATGTCACCCAAAATGCATACATTTAACATTATCAAAAGAAGAATGCTTCTACCTTCTTACAGAGACTCCTAGAAAGAAACAATTAAGAGCCTAAGAAACTGTCacaatggcatttttttctaaCAATCTTTCCTCCTCGGTCAGGTAATGTTATTAAATAATCCAACCCATTCACAAAATGCCTCTCTGCATCTGCTTTTGTGTCTTCTGCTACATCACCGCATAATTATGCATGAGTGAGATGTGTTGCCTTAACATGGTTGTTTCCATAACCTGAAGCCGTTCTGTGACCTCTGGGCTCTCATCCTCTCCTATTAATACACTGAAGCCCATGGCAAATAGGAAGAAGCTCAATATGCACTTCTCCCTCCATAACCCTCACTTCCTCCACCATATGGTCCCCTCATGTTCCTGCCAACACCAAAGTTCCCATTCTTCATTGGACCGTAATTACAAGGTTGCTGGTTATAATTCCCAAAATCACTGTAATTCCCACTTCCGTAACTTTCACCTCCATAGCTGTCAGAACCACCTCCAGAGCCCCCAACCTGGTTGTCATATCCAGGTCCTCCACCACCatgtcctcctcctccactgccGGGGATACCTCCAAAACTCCCACCTCCAGGTCCTCCTCCATAACCATAATAACCATCCCTAAATCCAGGACCACTTCCATGTCCATCAAACCCTCCTCTAAAATTCCTTCCTTGTCCTGGTCCAAAATTTCCATCACCACCAGGAGAATCTCCAAAACCAAAATTACCTCCTCTTCCACTTTTAGAACTTTGGATTTCCTGCATTTCTTGTCTAGACAAAGCCTTGCCTACTTCCACATGATGACCATTGATGGTGTGGTGTTTCTGCAACACAATCTTATCCACGGGGTCATGGTCATCAAAAGTAACAAATCCAAAGCCTCTTTTCTTTCTAGACCACCTATCAGTAATTATCTCAATGCTATCAATTTTTCCGTATTTCTCAAAGTAATCCCTAAGATGATGTTCCTCGGTATCTTCCTTAATTCCACCAACAAACAGCTTCTTGACCGCTGCATGAGCCCCCGGCTTTCCAGACTCCCCTCTTGCAATAGCACGTTTGGGGTCCACCACTCTCCCATCAATTGAATGGGGTCTGGCAGCCATGGCGGCATCGACCTCGGCCGTGGAGGAGAAGGTCACGAAACCAAATCCTCTGGATCGTTTGCTTGCAGGATCCCTCATTACCACGCAGTCTGCAAGGTTCCCCCACTGCTGGTAGTAGTTCCTCAGACTTTCTTCTGTGGTTTCGGAGCTCAAGCGACCAATAAAGAGTTTCCGGAGTTGTTCCTTTTCTCTCGTGTCCCCCTTCACAGCGGCCGATCTCAAAGTCGGCTCCATCGCGGACCCTGTGGCTTCCGCGAGATTTCCGACTCCTCGCCGCTGGGGCGGACAAAGGAGATCTCGCGAGATGAAGGCAGACGAACCGGCCCCCGCGCTGCGGCGAGGCTCTCCGCTGGTCCGGGAGCGGCGCGTGCGGGAAGCGCCTGCGGGGGAACCCGGCgctgctgctcctgcctctgCCGCCGCGGCCGCCCTTGAATCAGTCTCGAGCTCCTTTCAGTTTTCCTGCAAAACACCGTTCCACAGAGTGACCTTCCTGATACAGTCATCAAAATCAGTATTACATTTTCTCTGTTAATTTTTTCAGTTCACGTATGTGtattattatctgtttttttatattatttttctcactaAGTTGGATCCTTAGTGACGGGAAGACTAACGTGGACTTCAGTGCTTTTACACTGacactcatttattcactttgCCCTTAGAAGGTGCTCAGATATGTTTTTTTGAAACTAGTCaaactccaaaaaataaatactttctgaatttttctgatAAATTCACTCAACTAGAGTCATACAATGATATAATCTCTTGTGGTAGACTGCAGTTGTCACTATAATTTCAAATCCTTTCTCTCTGTAATCCACTCTTAAGTCTCTGTTCACAATGATCTggttaaaatgtaaatcaaatcagTGCACCCTTTCTTTTAAATCTCTCATTTCTGTCTTCAGAcgctatttttaaaggaagaaactaAAAATCTTGTTTTATTCCTGTTGTCCCGCCACAATTATTAATACTACCTCTTTCGTTACTCAGGACGTCTCAGTTTGGGAGGAAAATTACTTGATTCACCCATTTAcagagcacctactatatgccaagttGTGAAATGAAACCCAGGATTCTGAATTTAACAAAAACAGTGCCCCACgttatttcagttttgatgaGAGGAAGGGGTTACAGACTAAAGAATGTCTAATCTAGTGTTAGGTACAATTGAGTGCTGTGATAACCAGTAAGAccaacacagagacagagagaaagagggagatatgaaggaagagaaggaagggagaaagaaataaacaacaattATTGATGAAGAAATTGGGGAACGTCGTAACTGATGACATATTTGaagcagaaaacagaattttgaaaaaaagaaaaaaaagaccgaGCACATTGTGGGTAAAGAGCTTTTCAGAGACAGTTATTTAAACAGCACAGTCAATTACTACTTCCACAAATAGTgattttgttaaataattttttaaaactctggccTATTATCCCAAAAAGtgtcatacacaaaaatatacaaaCCCTTGAATATT comes from the Camelus dromedarius isolate mCamDro1 chromosome 27, mCamDro1.pat, whole genome shotgun sequence genome and includes:
- the LOC105087662 gene encoding heterogeneous nuclear ribonucleoproteins A2/B1-like, whose translation is MEPTLRSAAVKGDTREKEQLRKLFIGRLSSETTEESLRNYYQQWGNLADCVVMRDPASKRSRGFGFVTFSSTAEVDAAMAARPHSIDGRVVDPKRAIARGESGKPGAHAAVKKLFVGGIKEDTEEHHLRDYFEKYGKIDSIEIITDRWSRKKRGFGFVTFDDHDPVDKIVLQKHHTINGHHVEVGKALSRQEMQEIQSSKSGRGGNFGFGDSPGGDGNFGPGQGRNFRGGFDGHGSGPGFRDGYYGYGGGPGGGSFGGIPGSGGGGHGGGGPGYDNQVGGSGGGSDSYGGESYGSGNYSDFGNYNQQPCNYGPMKNGNFGVGRNMRGPYGGGSEGYGGRSAY